A single window of Halobacillus naozhouensis DNA harbors:
- a CDS encoding branched-chain amino acid ABC transporter permease, translating into MTSLLGKRITIVGLIAAACVFPFITSNLYMLHILTLAFIWMIAVYGLNLLAGYTGYLSLAQAGFFAIGAYSLGLLTVKAGLNYWLAFVLACVITSAIGFLVGLVALRTKEHFFAIYTLCVGYIIYLVIDKWDGLTGGVRGLIGIPAPASIGPISFQNPLSQYYLILFFLLLTIFVMYRIIHSLSGRAFIAIRNSEELAQTIGISTMKAKLLAFVLSTFFAGLAGALYASFIRFLGPDIAYITIVFDLLTYLLVGGIGTLAGPIVGTFLVVTVSQSLQFLQDYRMLIFGPLLTLLIIFYPRGIAGALHDWMTKLASKKKQTPSRKQKKGKDAYVHEQTSEKKVKEG; encoded by the coding sequence ATGACATCACTTCTAGGAAAAAGAATTACGATCGTCGGGTTAATTGCCGCGGCGTGTGTGTTTCCATTTATCACCTCGAATCTTTATATGCTTCACATCCTGACCTTGGCGTTTATTTGGATGATTGCTGTTTACGGACTAAATTTACTAGCAGGGTATACAGGGTATTTATCATTAGCCCAGGCAGGATTTTTTGCCATCGGCGCTTACTCGTTAGGGTTGTTAACGGTTAAAGCTGGACTTAATTACTGGCTCGCCTTCGTCCTAGCTTGTGTGATTACGAGCGCAATCGGCTTTTTAGTCGGCCTTGTTGCTTTAAGGACGAAAGAACACTTCTTTGCCATTTATACACTATGTGTCGGTTACATTATTTATCTCGTTATTGACAAATGGGATGGCTTAACAGGAGGGGTACGCGGCTTGATTGGTATTCCCGCACCTGCAAGCATTGGTCCAATTTCCTTCCAGAATCCACTCTCACAATACTATCTCATCCTATTTTTTCTTTTACTAACCATCTTTGTGATGTACCGAATTATTCATTCACTGTCTGGACGCGCCTTCATCGCCATTCGAAATAGTGAAGAACTAGCCCAGACGATCGGGATTTCAACGATGAAAGCCAAGCTGCTGGCCTTTGTACTGTCTACTTTTTTTGCAGGGCTTGCCGGCGCCTTGTATGCTTCATTCATCCGATTTCTCGGCCCAGATATTGCCTACATTACGATTGTTTTTGATTTGCTGACCTACTTGCTTGTGGGAGGAATCGGTACCCTGGCCGGTCCAATTGTCGGCACCTTCTTAGTTGTTACCGTATCCCAGTCCCTGCAATTTCTGCAGGATTATCGGATGCTGATCTTCGGACCGCTCTTAACGCTCCTGATCATTTTTTATCCGAGAGGAATCGCGGGAGCTCTTCATGACTGGATGACGAAACTGGCGAGTAAAAAGAAACAAACGCCTTCAAGAAAGCAGAAGAAGGGGAAAGATGCTTATGTTCATGAGCAGACGTCTGAGAAAAAGGTGAAGGAGGGATAG
- a CDS encoding branched-chain amino acid ABC transporter permease, whose amino-acid sequence MDILIQQLFNGLTIGSVYSLVALGLTLVYGILHIPNFAHGALYMLGAYVTLTTMLLWGFHYWLAIAISVLVVGILGVLMDRLVFHPLRDAPPIHDKIAAIGILLFLEALAQIIWGADYRSMDTPYGQVINVFGVTFTMQRILINVGAISVMIFLYLFLKKTFIGSTIIAMAQNREGAHLVGINTNKVAMLTFMISGGLAAIAASLSAPINLVFPGMGHLVILKAFVIIILGGMGSIPGAIIGGYIIGFSESLGATYISGEYSDIIAFVLLVVILSIKPKGLFSREGF is encoded by the coding sequence ATGGATATTTTAATCCAGCAATTGTTTAATGGGTTAACCATTGGAAGTGTCTACAGTCTTGTTGCATTAGGATTAACCCTCGTATATGGAATTCTTCATATTCCTAACTTTGCTCATGGCGCGTTGTATATGCTCGGAGCCTATGTCACCTTAACCACGATGCTGTTATGGGGATTTCACTATTGGCTCGCGATCGCCATTTCCGTACTCGTCGTTGGAATACTGGGTGTTTTAATGGATCGATTAGTATTTCATCCGTTACGCGATGCTCCTCCAATCCATGACAAAATTGCAGCCATCGGGATACTGCTATTTCTCGAAGCATTGGCTCAGATCATTTGGGGAGCCGATTATCGCTCCATGGACACCCCTTATGGCCAGGTGATCAATGTATTCGGCGTCACGTTTACGATGCAGCGAATTCTGATTAACGTTGGAGCCATCTCTGTCATGATATTTCTGTACTTGTTTTTGAAAAAGACCTTCATCGGCTCAACGATTATTGCCATGGCGCAAAATCGCGAAGGCGCTCACCTTGTAGGCATTAATACAAACAAAGTCGCCATGTTAACGTTTATGATCTCCGGAGGTTTGGCCGCGATCGCCGCTTCCCTGTCTGCACCTATTAATCTCGTTTTTCCTGGGATGGGACACCTCGTTATTTTAAAAGCATTTGTCATCATTATCCTTGGCGGGATGGGCAGTATCCCTGGAGCGATTATCGGCGGTTACATTATCGGGTTCAGCGAAAGCCTTGGGGCTACGTATATTTCGGGTGAATATAGTGACATCATTGCATTTGTTTTGTTAGTTGTGATTTTATCCATCAAGCCTAAAGGATTATTTTCCAGGGAGGGATTCTAA
- a CDS encoding long-chain fatty acid--CoA ligase — MQTSHFEFWPKLTKSITVPETSLYDNLSVSAVRYPDHEAIYYYGYTLTYHQLLEEVDALAGYLQQDLQVSEGEKILLFMQNSPQFVISYYAILRAGAVVVPINPMLKANELEFYVKDCGITTGLIGQELIEEVHPLLETTALKHVVLAAYSDYIGDRFDGELPAEVAAKRKTFEHEYHLWKEVIQQGIQPEEFTSGADDLAVLPYTSGTTGLPKGCMHTSRTVQANTVGAFYWSRSTTRSKSLATLPLFHVTGMVHSMHMPIFAGSTMVLMTRWDRETARKLIKEQQCTHWVTISTMLIDFLANPDVKSEDLTSLQGISGGGAAVPKAIGEKLYHLTGLEFAEGYGLSETIAQTHFNPPDRPKMQCLGIPSFDVDSRIIDPATQEEVATGEIGEIVVHGPQIMVGYYNREDENESAFIEIEGKSFFRTGDIGRVDEEGYYFMVDRVKRMINASGYNVWPTEVESHLYDHEAIKQACVVGVPDPRKGENIKAFVILHDQFAGQISEQDIIEWAKQHMAAYKYPRLVEFKKEFPTTNSGKILWRKLQEQEQDKVEKLNK, encoded by the coding sequence ATGCAGACTAGCCACTTTGAATTCTGGCCAAAGTTAACGAAGTCAATCACGGTACCTGAGACTTCGCTCTATGATAATCTCAGTGTTTCAGCGGTTCGCTATCCTGACCATGAGGCGATTTATTACTACGGCTATACCTTAACCTATCATCAATTGCTAGAGGAAGTAGATGCATTAGCTGGGTATTTGCAGCAGGATTTGCAAGTTTCCGAGGGTGAGAAGATTTTGCTTTTTATGCAAAATTCACCTCAGTTCGTTATCAGCTATTATGCGATTCTGCGCGCCGGGGCTGTTGTAGTGCCGATCAATCCTATGCTGAAGGCGAATGAACTGGAATTCTATGTAAAGGACTGTGGTATTACCACTGGCCTGATCGGTCAGGAGCTGATCGAAGAGGTTCATCCTTTACTTGAAACGACCGCACTAAAACATGTAGTACTGGCTGCCTATTCGGATTATATAGGGGATCGGTTTGACGGGGAGCTGCCAGCCGAAGTCGCTGCAAAAAGGAAAACGTTCGAGCATGAATACCACTTATGGAAGGAGGTTATACAGCAAGGGATTCAGCCAGAGGAGTTTACGTCTGGAGCGGATGACCTGGCTGTGCTGCCTTATACGTCGGGGACTACCGGGCTTCCAAAAGGCTGCATGCATACAAGCCGAACCGTTCAGGCCAACACTGTTGGTGCGTTCTATTGGTCACGTTCAACGACCCGCTCTAAGAGCCTGGCCACACTTCCCCTGTTCCATGTAACGGGCATGGTACACAGCATGCATATGCCGATTTTTGCGGGCAGTACGATGGTGCTGATGACACGTTGGGATCGTGAAACGGCCCGAAAACTGATCAAGGAACAGCAATGCACTCACTGGGTAACGATCAGTACGATGCTTATCGATTTTCTCGCTAATCCTGACGTAAAGTCTGAGGATTTAACTTCCTTGCAGGGTATTTCTGGAGGAGGAGCAGCTGTCCCGAAAGCCATTGGAGAAAAGCTTTACCACTTAACTGGGTTGGAATTTGCAGAAGGGTACGGTCTATCGGAGACAATTGCACAAACGCACTTTAATCCACCTGATCGCCCGAAAATGCAATGTTTAGGCATCCCTTCTTTTGATGTTGATTCCCGCATCATTGATCCGGCTACACAGGAAGAAGTGGCCACCGGTGAAATCGGGGAAATTGTCGTTCATGGTCCGCAAATCATGGTCGGCTACTACAATCGTGAAGACGAAAATGAGAGTGCGTTTATTGAAATCGAGGGCAAATCGTTTTTCCGAACGGGCGATATTGGACGTGTTGATGAGGAAGGGTATTACTTTATGGTCGACCGGGTCAAACGAATGATCAACGCTTCAGGTTATAACGTCTGGCCAACCGAGGTGGAATCACATTTGTATGACCATGAAGCGATTAAGCAGGCATGTGTAGTGGGCGTTCCGGATCCGCGCAAGGGCGAGAACATCAAAGCTTTTGTCATTTTGCACGATCAGTTTGCGGGACAAATATCAGAGCAGGACATTATTGAATGGGCCAAGCAGCATATGGCGGCATACAAATATCCTCGGCTTGTTGAGTTTAAAAAGGAGTTTCCAACGACAAATAGTGGCAAAATTCTTTGGCGTAAGCTCCAGGAACAGGAGCAGGACAAGGTAGAAAAGCTGAATAAATAA
- a CDS encoding SDR family NAD(P)-dependent oxidoreductase — protein MGRFKNAIAVVTGAGSGIGEQTAIQLANEGAKVILVGRTRSKLERVVDAINSSAAEPAATVFQADVTKEEEMEQLGKLIKQEYGDLHVVVNNAGSSGKSSILDMDADEWDRIQETNVKSVFLVSKVLGPVMIEASENAGQTDPAANRAIVNVASLSGHKAGAKIPHYSSSKAAVINFTKALALEFAPHGIRVNSVSPGFAETPLTAEGLKNKRFEEAIQRNTALSRVGKPEEIARVITFAASQEASYMTGSDLLVDGGWLIK, from the coding sequence ATGGGTAGATTTAAGAACGCCATTGCTGTTGTTACCGGTGCGGGAAGCGGCATTGGAGAACAAACAGCGATTCAACTGGCAAATGAAGGGGCAAAGGTCATTCTCGTCGGACGAACTCGCTCGAAACTGGAAAGGGTTGTGGATGCCATAAACAGTTCGGCAGCGGAACCTGCGGCCACGGTCTTTCAAGCAGATGTTACAAAAGAAGAAGAGATGGAACAGCTTGGGAAGTTGATCAAGCAGGAATATGGGGATCTTCATGTGGTCGTAAATAACGCCGGTTCTTCAGGGAAATCTTCCATCTTAGACATGGATGCTGATGAATGGGACCGCATCCAGGAAACCAATGTGAAAAGTGTATTTCTTGTCTCGAAAGTGCTGGGGCCAGTGATGATTGAAGCTAGTGAAAACGCAGGGCAGACGGATCCTGCAGCCAACCGCGCTATTGTGAATGTAGCTTCGTTGTCCGGCCATAAGGCAGGAGCGAAAATCCCTCATTACAGCTCGTCTAAAGCGGCTGTGATTAATTTTACAAAAGCGCTTGCCTTAGAGTTTGCACCACACGGGATCCGCGTCAATTCAGTTTCACCGGGGTTTGCAGAAACGCCTTTAACTGCTGAGGGATTGAAAAACAAACGATTTGAAGAAGCGATTCAGCGAAATACAGCTCTAAGTCGGGTGGGAAAGCCGGAAGAAATCGCCCGCGTTATTACGTTTGCGGCTTCACAGGAAGCGTCTTACATGACAGGATCAGATCTGTTAGTAGACGGAGGCTGGCTGATTAAGTAA
- a CDS encoding acyl-CoA thioesterase — protein MNHECEVRVRFCETDTAGHVNNTSYFIYLEEARGKFFEDVLPDHSETLGRFIIASTKCDFLSQAYFGQILKVSTWISYVGTKSFRFHHEIKAADSGVVIAKAEAAIVCFNYKEQKSEPISEDLREILTGRLVTN, from the coding sequence GTGAACCATGAATGCGAGGTTAGAGTGAGATTTTGTGAAACCGATACGGCCGGCCACGTTAACAATACGAGCTACTTCATCTATTTAGAGGAAGCGCGGGGGAAGTTCTTTGAAGACGTTTTACCGGATCATTCAGAAACGTTAGGCCGGTTCATTATCGCTTCAACGAAGTGTGATTTCCTGAGCCAGGCGTATTTTGGACAAATACTGAAGGTGTCGACATGGATATCCTATGTAGGGACGAAAAGTTTTCGATTCCATCACGAGATTAAGGCAGCGGATAGTGGAGTTGTCATCGCTAAGGCAGAAGCAGCGATCGTTTGTTTCAATTACAAGGAGCAAAAAAGTGAACCGATATCCGAAGACCTCAGGGAGATATTAACGGGACGCCTCGTTACCAATTAG
- a CDS encoding TetR/AcrR family transcriptional regulator, translating to MKQKIIDTCIHLFDKKGFTETSIQDIVDDLSVTKGTYYYYFKSKQELLRDIHLNFIEYLLSQQEEIIHDASKDSHAKLRDIVYMLIHSIRGRRGSARIFFREMRNLGPEYLEQTMTKRDQFRKNLQAVVEEGISKGVFKHDLNPDMITRGILGVANWSYYWFNPEGDVSEEELTTIYLEMILNGINQAD from the coding sequence ATGAAACAGAAAATTATCGATACATGCATTCATTTATTTGATAAAAAGGGCTTCACGGAAACATCTATTCAAGATATTGTCGATGATCTCAGCGTCACGAAGGGAACGTACTATTACTATTTCAAAAGTAAACAAGAGCTGCTAAGAGATATTCATCTTAATTTTATCGAATATTTGCTGAGTCAGCAGGAGGAGATTATTCACGATGCATCAAAAGACAGCCATGCGAAGCTGCGGGACATCGTGTATATGTTGATTCACAGCATTAGGGGGCGCAGAGGCAGTGCCAGGATATTCTTTCGCGAGATGCGAAACCTCGGCCCTGAGTACCTCGAACAGACGATGACAAAGCGCGATCAGTTTCGCAAAAACTTACAAGCCGTGGTAGAGGAGGGGATCAGCAAGGGCGTGTTTAAACATGATTTGAACCCTGATATGATTACCCGCGGTATTCTTGGAGTAGCGAACTGGAGTTATTATTGGTTCAACCCTGAAGGTGACGTGTCGGAAGAAGAATTAACGACGATTTACCTGGAAATGATTTTAAACGGAATCAATCAAGCTGATTAG